The genomic DNA CCAAACCCCAACAGTTCTGGCGCTGTTTTTCTATAAAGTTAGCCAGTTCCTCTAGATAAGCATTGCGTATCTGGCCGCCGTTAACATCGACCTCACCGGTAGATTCGAGCCCCTCAAAGTGGAGTTCGCCGTCGAATCGAAACTCTCTCTCTTGTCGATCCATTACATGCAGCACAATCGCATCATGTCCTGCACCACGCAAAAGCGTTAATGCTCCCTGCAGCCCCTGCTCGGGCCCCAACAAATCGCTGATTAAGACCACTAGCCCCGGTTGCCGAGCCGTATCGACAAATTGTGCCACTGCCGCAGGCAGATCGGTCGCCCCGGCGGCCGGCGATCTTTCGAAGATTTCATCCCAACGGGACAGTTGGCTAGTCGCGCCCGATGGCGGCAGATAATCGAACATCCGATCGCTCAACAGTCCCAGACCGATCCGATCCTGGCCCGCTAGTGTGACAAAGGCCAACGCGACCGCCAATTTGCGTGCGTACTGAAGCTTGGAGACTTTCGATTCGGTGCCAGCAAACGACATGCTCTCGCTGTTGTCGAGCAACACGTAACAGCATAAATCCGTTTCGTCTTCGCTCTGCTTCAGATAGTACTTGTCGGTCCGCCCGTAGATCTTCCAGTCGAGGTAACGCAGATCGTCCCCCGGCGCATACTGGCGATGCTGCGCGAACTCGATCGCTTGCCCCATCCGAAAACTGCGATGCTCTCCCGCCGCAGAACCGGCGAAGCGATGCCGCGACTTCAGCCGC from Rosistilla carotiformis includes the following:
- a CDS encoding DUF58 domain-containing protein, with the translated sequence MYQTFAKYLDHDAYTALNALRLKSRHRFAGSAAGEHRSFRMGQAIEFAQHRQYAPGDDLRYLDWKIYGRTDKYYLKQSEDETDLCCYVLLDNSESMSFAGTESKVSKLQYARKLAVALAFVTLAGQDRIGLGLLSDRMFDYLPPSGATSQLSRWDEIFERSPAAGATDLPAAVAQFVDTARQPGLVVLISDLLGPEQGLQGALTLLRGAGHDAIVLHVMDRQEREFRFDGELHFEGLESTGEVDVNGGQIRNAYLEELANFIEKQRQNCWGLGFEFSTVLTDSPLAAALSLHFRH